The following proteins are co-located in the Deinococcus metallilatus genome:
- a CDS encoding thioredoxin domain-containing protein: MNRLAQETSPYLLQHAGNPVDWWPWGEAAFAEARRRDVPVLLSIGYSTCHWCHVMAHESFEDPATAAFMNEHFVNIKVDREERPDVDGVYMTATQLMTGQGGWPMTVFLTPDGQPFYAGTYFPPEDRYGMPGFRRLLASVAHAWEQDRDKLTGNAQALTEHVREASRPRRAAGDLPEGFLRRGVENLRRVYDADLGGFGRAPKFPAPTTLDFLLTQPDGRDMALHTLRMMGRGGIYDQLGGGFHRYSVDERWLVPHFEKMLYDNAQLTRTLLRAYQYTGDETFTCLARETLAYLEREMLAPQGGFYSAQDADTQGVEGLTFTWTPDEVREVLGEGPDADLVLRVYGVTEQGNFEDPHRPDAGRRNVLHVLTPPADLARDLGENGETLTARLDAARARLLAAREQRPQPGTDDKVLTSWNGLALGAFADAARILGEERYLDLARRNADFVRDHLRLEGGTLRHTFKDGEARVEGLLEDHALYGLGLVALYQAGGDLAHLEWARELWEIVRRDFWDEEAGLFRSTGGRAETLLTRQAQGFDSAVLSDNAAASLLGLWISRYYGDEEAERLARSVVRTYQADMLAAAGGFGGLWQAAAFLEAPHVEVALIGTPRERAPLERTVARFPLPFAAIAPAERGAGLPVLEGRPGGGTAYVCVGRACDLPTREPEVLAEQLRRL; the protein is encoded by the coding sequence CTTCGCGGAGGCGAGGCGGCGGGACGTGCCGGTGCTGCTCAGCATCGGGTACTCGACCTGTCACTGGTGTCACGTGATGGCGCACGAGAGCTTCGAGGACCCCGCGACCGCCGCATTCATGAACGAGCATTTCGTGAACATCAAGGTGGACCGCGAGGAACGCCCGGACGTGGACGGCGTGTACATGACCGCCACGCAACTGATGACCGGGCAGGGCGGCTGGCCGATGACGGTCTTTCTGACGCCGGACGGCCAGCCATTCTACGCGGGCACCTACTTTCCGCCCGAGGACCGCTACGGAATGCCGGGCTTCCGCCGCCTGCTGGCGAGCGTGGCCCATGCCTGGGAACAGGACCGCGACAAGCTGACCGGCAACGCGCAGGCCCTCACCGAACACGTCCGCGAGGCGAGCCGTCCCCGGCGGGCGGCGGGCGACCTTCCCGAGGGCTTCCTGCGCCGGGGCGTGGAAAACCTGCGCCGCGTGTACGACGCCGACCTGGGCGGCTTCGGGCGCGCACCCAAATTCCCCGCGCCGACCACCCTGGACTTCCTGCTCACGCAGCCGGACGGGCGCGACATGGCCCTCCACACCCTGCGGATGATGGGGCGGGGCGGCATCTACGACCAGCTCGGCGGCGGCTTTCACCGCTACAGCGTGGACGAACGATGGCTGGTGCCGCACTTCGAGAAGATGCTGTACGACAACGCGCAACTGACGCGGACGCTGCTGCGGGCCTACCAGTACACCGGAGATGAAACCTTCACCTGCCTGGCCCGCGAGACGCTCGCCTATCTGGAACGCGAGATGCTCGCCCCCCAGGGCGGCTTCTACAGCGCGCAGGACGCCGATACGCAGGGGGTGGAAGGCCTGACCTTCACGTGGACGCCGGACGAGGTGCGGGAGGTGCTGGGCGAGGGGCCAGACGCCGACCTCGTGCTGCGCGTGTACGGCGTGACCGAGCAGGGCAACTTCGAGGACCCCCACCGCCCGGACGCGGGGCGGCGCAACGTGCTGCACGTCCTCACGCCGCCCGCCGACCTCGCGCGTGACCTGGGGGAGAACGGAGAGACGCTGACGGCGAGACTGGACGCTGCGCGGGCCCGCCTGCTCGCCGCCCGCGAACAGCGGCCGCAGCCCGGCACCGACGACAAGGTGCTGACCTCGTGGAACGGGCTGGCGCTGGGCGCCTTCGCGGACGCGGCGCGGATTCTGGGGGAGGAACGGTACCTCGACCTTGCCCGCCGCAACGCGGACTTTGTGCGGGACCACCTCCGTCTCGAAGGCGGCACGCTGCGGCACACCTTCAAGGACGGCGAGGCGCGGGTGGAGGGGCTGCTGGAGGACCACGCGCTCTACGGCCTGGGGCTGGTGGCGCTGTACCAGGCGGGGGGCGATCTGGCCCATCTGGAGTGGGCACGCGAACTCTGGGAGATCGTCCGGCGTGACTTCTGGGACGAGGAGGCGGGCCTCTTCCGATCTACGGGCGGACGGGCCGAGACGCTGCTGACCCGGCAGGCGCAGGGCTTCGACTCCGCCGTCCTCAGCGACAATGCCGCCGCCTCGCTGCTGGGCCTGTGGATCAGCCGCTATTACGGCGACGAGGAGGCCGAGCGGCTGGCCCGCTCCGTCGTCCGCACCTATCAGGCCGACATGCTGGCCGCAGCGGGCGGATTCGGGGGGCTGTGGCAGGCCGCCGCGTTTCTGGAAGCGCCCCACGTCGAGGTGGCCCTCATCGGCACGCCCAGGGAGCGCGCGCCGCTGGAGCGGACGGTGGCCCGCTTCCCCCTCCCCTTCGCGGCCATCGCCCCCGCCGAACGCGGGGCAGGGCTGCCGGTGCTGGAGGGAAGGCCGGGGGGCGGCACCGCCTATGTGTGCGTGGGCCGCGCCTGCGACCTGCCGACGCGGGAGCCGGAGGTGCTGGCGGAGCAGTTGCGGAGGCTGTGA
- a CDS encoding peroxiredoxin has translation MTSGTPRLQPGEPFPDFALPGAEGQTHRLSDYAGRYVVLYAYPKDDTPGCTKEACDFRDSALLKSHGAVILGVSRDDAESHQAFAEKYSLPFPLLTDPDADFLKSIGAYGPKNLYGKIVEGVKRQTFLIGPDGRLVKSWLAVSVDGHADAVAAAIDADRKTRPNA, from the coding sequence ATGACTTCTGGGACCCCCCGCCTCCAACCCGGTGAGCCTTTCCCCGACTTCGCCCTGCCTGGCGCCGAGGGGCAGACGCACCGCCTCTCCGACTACGCGGGCCGTTACGTGGTGCTGTACGCCTACCCCAAGGACGACACGCCGGGCTGCACCAAGGAAGCCTGCGACTTCCGCGACAGCGCCCTCCTGAAGTCGCACGGCGCGGTCATCCTCGGCGTGAGCCGCGACGATGCCGAGAGCCACCAGGCTTTTGCCGAAAAGTACAGCCTGCCCTTCCCGCTGTTGACCGACCCGGACGCGGACTTCCTGAAGAGCATCGGCGCCTACGGTCCCAAGAACCTGTACGGCAAGATTGTCGAGGGCGTCAAGCGGCAGACTTTCCTGATTGGCCCGGACGGGAGACTGGTCAAGAGCTGGCTGGCCGTATCCGTGGACGGCCATGCTGACGCCGTGGCCGCCGCCATCGACGCCGACCGGAAGACCCGCCCCAATGCCTGA
- the rpiA gene encoding ribose 5-phosphate isomerase A gives MPENTVPDLEALKKEAALRAVALVHSGMRVGLGTGSTAKYAIEAIGERLASGDLKGVVGVATSDASEALARQVGIPVEPLDPRPLDIAIDGADEIDPRLNLIKGLGGALLREKLTEVQARQLVIIADQTKLVTRLGEKAPLPVEIARFGFLSTIERLREIVPRGRLRQPGAQPYVTDNGNYIYDARLPESFDVAALERQIKGTLGVVETGFFLGMADVAFVAASEGVRELRP, from the coding sequence ATGCCTGAAAACACTGTGCCTGATCTGGAGGCGTTGAAAAAAGAAGCCGCGCTGCGGGCCGTCGCCCTGGTCCACAGCGGGATGCGCGTCGGCCTGGGCACCGGCAGCACGGCCAAGTATGCGATTGAGGCCATCGGGGAACGCTTGGCGTCCGGTGACCTGAAGGGCGTGGTGGGCGTGGCGACCAGTGACGCTTCGGAGGCGCTGGCCCGGCAAGTGGGTATCCCGGTGGAACCGCTCGACCCGCGCCCCCTCGACATCGCCATCGACGGGGCGGACGAGATCGATCCACGACTCAATCTGATCAAGGGTCTGGGTGGGGCGTTGCTGCGCGAGAAGCTGACCGAGGTGCAGGCGCGGCAACTCGTGATCATCGCGGATCAGACCAAGCTGGTCACGCGGCTGGGCGAGAAGGCTCCCCTGCCGGTCGAGATCGCCCGCTTCGGCTTTCTGTCCACCATCGAGCGGCTGCGGGAGATCGTGCCCCGCGGTCGGTTGCGGCAACCCGGCGCGCAGCCCTACGTCACCGACAACGGCAACTACATCTACGACGCGCGACTGCCAGAGAGCTTCGACGTGGCGGCGCTGGAACGGCAGATCAAGGGGACGCTGGGCGTGGTGGAGACGGGCTTCTTCCTCGGCATGGCGGACGTGGCGTTCGTGGCCGCGTCGGAAGGGGTGCGGGAACTCAGACCGTGA